The following are encoded in a window of Kaistia algarum genomic DNA:
- the pstA gene encoding phosphate ABC transporter permease PstA — protein MATLGNSAVSSPTAQALYKKRRRGNGILLSLSFAATIFGLAWLVLILAALVWQGFSGLSLAIFTEMTPPPGEAGGLLNAIVGSLIMTIAGVLIGTPIGILAGTYMAEYGRHNQLTNIVRFINDILLAAPSIVIGLFVYEVVVAPMGHFSAFAGALALAILVIPVVVRTTEDMLNLVPNTLREASAALGLPRAVMIRQVAYRAAMSGIVTGVLLAIARVSGETAPLLFTALNNQFFSTNPNAPMSSLPVTIFQFALSPYPEWQKLAWTGALLITFTVLALNIVARTFLSPRTSK, from the coding sequence ATGGCAACCTTGGGAAACTCGGCCGTCTCCAGTCCAACCGCCCAGGCGCTCTACAAGAAGCGCCGCCGCGGCAACGGCATCCTGCTCAGCCTGTCTTTCGCTGCGACGATCTTCGGCCTCGCCTGGCTGGTGCTGATCCTGGCGGCCTTGGTCTGGCAGGGCTTTTCGGGGCTTTCGCTGGCGATCTTCACCGAGATGACGCCGCCGCCGGGCGAGGCCGGCGGTCTGCTCAACGCCATCGTCGGCAGCCTGATCATGACGATCGCCGGTGTTTTGATCGGCACGCCGATCGGCATCCTCGCCGGCACCTACATGGCCGAATACGGCCGCCACAACCAATTGACCAACATCGTTCGCTTCATCAACGACATCCTGCTGGCGGCGCCGTCCATCGTCATCGGTCTGTTCGTCTATGAGGTCGTGGTCGCGCCGATGGGCCATTTCTCGGCTTTCGCCGGCGCCCTTGCCCTGGCCATCCTGGTTATTCCGGTCGTTGTCCGCACGACCGAGGACATGCTCAATCTGGTTCCGAACACGCTTCGCGAAGCATCGGCCGCACTGGGCCTGCCTCGTGCGGTCATGATCCGGCAGGTTGCCTATCGCGCCGCCATGTCGGGCATCGTGACCGGCGTACTGCTCGCCATAGCCCGCGTCAGCGGCGAGACGGCACCACTGCTGTTCACGGCGCTGAACAACCAGTTCTTCAGCACCAACCCCAATGCGCCGATGTCCAGCTTGCCGGTCACCATCTTCCAGTTTGCTTTGAGCCCCTATCCGGAATGGCAGAAGCTCGCCTGGACCGGCGCCCTGCTCATCACCTTCACAGTGCTTGCGCTCAACATCGTTGCCCGCACATTCCTTAGCCCGAGGACCTCCAAATGA
- the pstB gene encoding phosphate ABC transporter ATP-binding protein PstB — protein MTQIASASVAGHGMAEKITIRNLKFFYGESLALKSINLPLYEKKVTAFIGPSGCGKSTLLRVLNRMYDLYPRQHAEGEVLFDGGNILAPGQDLNLLRARVGMVFQKPTPFPMSIYDNIAFGIRLYENISRSEMDARVEAALTRGALWNEVKDKLTSSGLSLSGGQQQRLCIARSIAVRPEVVLFDEPCSALDPISTAKIEELIDELTADYTIAIVTHNMQQAARVSDYTAFMYLGELIEFDETSKIFTAPSDKRTQDYITGRFG, from the coding sequence ATGACCCAGATCGCCTCCGCGAGCGTCGCCGGACATGGCATGGCCGAGAAGATCACGATCCGCAATCTGAAGTTCTTCTACGGCGAGAGCCTGGCGCTGAAGTCGATCAACCTGCCGCTCTACGAGAAGAAGGTCACGGCCTTCATCGGGCCGTCGGGCTGCGGCAAGTCCACGCTGCTGCGCGTGCTGAACCGCATGTACGACCTCTACCCGAGGCAGCATGCGGAAGGCGAGGTTCTGTTCGATGGCGGCAACATCCTGGCGCCGGGCCAGGATCTCAATCTCCTGCGCGCGCGCGTCGGCATGGTGTTCCAGAAGCCCACGCCGTTCCCGATGTCGATCTATGACAACATCGCCTTCGGCATCCGCCTCTATGAGAATATCTCGCGCTCCGAGATGGACGCCCGCGTCGAGGCGGCGCTGACGCGCGGTGCGCTCTGGAACGAGGTCAAGGACAAGCTGACGTCGAGCGGCCTGTCGCTCTCCGGCGGCCAGCAGCAACGCCTCTGCATCGCCCGCTCGATCGCAGTACGGCCGGAAGTCGTTCTGTTCGACGAGCCCTGCTCGGCGCTCGACCCGATCTCGACCGCCAAGATCGAGGAGCTCATCGACGAGCTGACCGCCGACTACACCATCGCGATCGTTACCCACAACATGCAGCAGGCGGCCCGCGTCTCGGACTATACCGCCTTCATGTATCTCGGCGAGCTGATCGAATTCGACGAGACGTCGAAGATCTTCACGGCTCCGAGCGACAAGCGCACGCAGGACTACATCACCGGACGCTTCGGCTGA
- the phoU gene encoding phosphate signaling complex protein PhoU — protein MSEHIVTRYDDELKNVQRRIAEMGGMAERLVDLSVSALTRIDTATANMVIAEDRRLDEIQRECEEEAIRIIARRQPIAVDLREVIGAMRISNDLERIGDLAKNIAKRVLALDGQFQSKRFMTGVEHMAELSLAQLKDVLDAYATRDVNQAFEVWKRDADIDSMYTSLFRELLTYMMEDPRNISLCTHLLFCAKNIERIGDHTTNIAETVHYVVTGEALTQDRPKQDESSLTNVTYENI, from the coding sequence ATGTCGGAACATATTGTTACCCGATACGACGACGAGCTGAAGAACGTCCAGCGCCGCATCGCGGAAATGGGCGGCATGGCCGAACGGCTGGTGGATCTCTCCGTGTCCGCGCTGACGCGGATCGACACGGCCACCGCGAACATGGTCATCGCCGAGGATCGGCGCCTCGACGAGATCCAGCGCGAATGCGAGGAAGAGGCGATCCGCATCATCGCCCGACGCCAGCCCATTGCTGTCGACCTGCGTGAGGTCATCGGCGCGATGCGCATCTCCAACGACCTCGAGCGCATCGGCGATCTGGCCAAGAACATTGCCAAGCGCGTCCTCGCGCTCGACGGGCAGTTCCAGTCGAAGCGTTTCATGACGGGTGTGGAGCATATGGCGGAGCTGTCCCTCGCCCAGCTCAAGGACGTGCTCGACGCCTATGCGACGCGCGACGTCAACCAGGCCTTCGAGGTCTGGAAGCGCGATGCCGATATTGACTCGATGTACACGTCGCTGTTCCGCGAACTCCTCACCTACATGATGGAGGATCCGCGCAACATCTCGCTGTGCACGCATCTGCTGTTCTGCGCCAAGAATATCGAGCGGATCGGCGATCACACGACGAACATCGCCGAGACCGTGCACTACGTCGTCACCGGCGAAGCGCTCACGCAGGATCGTCCGAAGCAGGACGAGTCGAGCCTGACGAACGTCACCTATGAGAACATTTGA
- the phoB gene encoding phosphate regulon transcriptional regulator PhoB, with protein sequence MTPRVMVVEDEEALSLLLRYNLEAEGYTVDVVPRGDDAETRLRETVPDLLLLDWMLPGISGIELCRRLRARDVTRTLPIIMLTARGEEQERIRGLSTGADDYVVKPFSVPELMARVRAILRRSRPEVIASLLRAGDIELDRETHRVRRSGRELRLGPTEFRLLEFLMKSPGRVFSREQLLDGVWGRDVYVDERTVDVHIGRLRKAVNRGRVKDPIRTVRGSGYAFDDQFVGVN encoded by the coding sequence ATGACACCACGGGTTATGGTGGTTGAGGACGAGGAGGCGCTGAGCCTCCTCCTACGATACAATCTCGAAGCGGAAGGCTACACGGTCGACGTGGTGCCTCGCGGCGACGATGCCGAGACGCGGCTGCGGGAGACCGTTCCCGATCTGCTGCTGCTCGACTGGATGCTGCCTGGAATCTCGGGCATCGAGCTCTGCCGCCGGCTGCGCGCGCGCGACGTCACGCGCACGCTGCCGATCATCATGCTGACCGCGCGTGGTGAGGAGCAGGAGCGCATACGCGGCCTGTCCACGGGGGCAGACGACTATGTCGTGAAGCCGTTCTCCGTGCCGGAGCTGATGGCGCGCGTCCGCGCTATCCTGCGCCGATCGCGGCCGGAGGTGATCGCCTCGCTGCTGCGGGCCGGCGACATCGAACTCGACCGGGAGACGCACCGCGTCCGCCGTTCCGGCCGTGAATTGCGGCTGGGGCCGACCGAGTTCCGCCTGCTCGAATTCCTGATGAAGAGCCCAGGCCGCGTCTTCTCGCGCGAGCAATTGCTGGACGGGGTCTGGGGACGGGACGTCTATGTCGACGAGCGCACCGTCGACGTCCATATCGGCCGCCTGCGCAAGGCGGTCAATCGCGGCCGCGTCAAGGACCCGATCCGGACCGTCCGCGGCTCAGGCTACGCCTTCGACGACCAGTTCGTCGGGGTCAACTGA
- a CDS encoding GcrA family cell cycle regulator, with product MTWTDERVELLKKLWADGLSASQIATELGGVTRNAVIGKVHRLSLSGRAKPATTPIARPRKQPAVSTGRTNVSGRPQPPMTRPLVAGNTALKPIGQLAPEPRRAPRPTDSNDVVVPISLHASILTLTEQTCKWPNGDPSSEDFHFCGQRSNSGIPYCEYHSRIAYQPVHERRRERKMVSA from the coding sequence ATGACTTGGACGGACGAACGGGTTGAGTTGCTCAAGAAGCTTTGGGCCGACGGTCTCAGCGCCAGCCAGATCGCGACGGAACTCGGCGGCGTGACGCGAAACGCGGTCATCGGCAAGGTGCATCGCCTCAGCCTTTCGGGCAGGGCGAAGCCGGCCACGACGCCGATCGCCAGACCCCGCAAACAGCCGGCAGTCTCGACCGGCCGTACCAACGTATCCGGCCGGCCGCAGCCGCCGATGACACGGCCGCTCGTCGCCGGCAATACGGCGCTGAAGCCCATCGGGCAACTGGCGCCGGAGCCGCGTCGCGCCCCTCGTCCGACCGACAGCAACGATGTCGTCGTTCCGATCAGCCTGCATGCGAGCATCCTGACGCTCACCGAGCAGACCTGCAAATGGCCGAATGGCGATCCGAGCTCCGAGGATTTCCATTTCTGCGGCCAGCGCTCGAATTCGGGAATTCCATACTGCGAGTATCATTCCCGCATCGCCTACCAGCCGGTTCACGAACGCCGGCGCGAGCGCAAGATGGTCAGCGCCTGA
- a CDS encoding aspartate aminotransferase family protein translates to MTAPATVPPKPHSSLYNTFARAPLEFERGEGAWVYTPAGEAYLDFSAGIAVNSLGHANPVLVAALTEQAGKIWHTSNLFRIPGQERLAERLTAASFADRVFFANSGAEANECAIKTARRYHFVNGHPERFHIITIEGAFHGRTLATLAAGGQEKYLEGFGPKADGFVQVPFGDIDAVKAAVTPETAAIMVEPIQGEGGVRSFPAGFFKELRALCDANGLLLVMDEVQTGVGRTGKFFAYEWTGVTPDILTLAKGIGGGFPLGACLATEEAAKGMTPGTHGTTFGGNPLAMAVGNAVLDVVLADGFLDHVRETGLYLKQRLAALVDQHGDVLDGVRGEGLLVGLHAVQPVPEVVAALRAQHLLVAGAGENVVRLLPPLTIGRTEVDAAIEKIEAACHALAPAAERQQIQA, encoded by the coding sequence ATGACCGCCCCCGCTACCGTTCCGCCCAAGCCGCATTCGAGCCTCTACAACACGTTCGCGCGTGCCCCGCTCGAGTTCGAGCGAGGCGAGGGCGCGTGGGTCTATACGCCCGCGGGCGAGGCCTATCTCGACTTCTCGGCCGGCATCGCCGTCAATTCGCTCGGCCACGCCAATCCGGTGCTGGTCGCAGCGCTGACCGAGCAGGCCGGCAAGATCTGGCACACATCGAACCTCTTCCGCATTCCGGGGCAGGAGCGGCTTGCTGAGCGGCTCACGGCTGCGAGCTTCGCCGACCGCGTCTTCTTTGCCAATTCCGGCGCGGAAGCGAATGAATGCGCGATCAAGACCGCGCGTCGCTATCATTTCGTGAACGGCCATCCCGAGCGCTTCCATATCATCACGATCGAGGGTGCCTTCCACGGGCGGACGCTCGCGACGCTCGCGGCCGGCGGCCAGGAAAAATACCTGGAAGGCTTCGGTCCCAAGGCCGACGGCTTCGTCCAGGTGCCCTTCGGCGATATCGATGCCGTGAAGGCCGCGGTGACGCCTGAGACGGCTGCCATCATGGTCGAGCCGATCCAGGGCGAAGGCGGCGTGCGCAGCTTCCCGGCCGGGTTCTTCAAGGAGCTCCGGGCGCTCTGCGACGCGAATGGCCTGCTGCTCGTGATGGACGAGGTCCAGACGGGCGTCGGACGCACCGGCAAATTCTTCGCCTATGAATGGACAGGGGTAACGCCCGACATTTTGACGCTCGCCAAGGGCATTGGCGGCGGCTTCCCGCTCGGCGCCTGCCTTGCGACCGAAGAGGCCGCCAAGGGCATGACACCGGGCACGCATGGCACGACCTTCGGCGGCAATCCGCTCGCCATGGCGGTTGGAAATGCCGTCCTCGACGTCGTCCTCGCTGACGGCTTCCTGGATCATGTGCGCGAGACCGGCCTCTATCTGAAGCAGCGGCTGGCGGCGCTCGTCGACCAGCATGGCGATGTGCTGGACGGTGTGCGCGGCGAGGGGTTGCTCGTCGGCCTCCATGCGGTTCAGCCAGTTCCTGAGGTGGTGGCGGCGCTGCGCGCCCAGCATCTTCTCGTCGCCGGCGCTGGCGAGAATGTCGTGCGCCTGCTGCCGCCGCTCACCATCGGCAGAACCGAGGTCGACGCGGCGATCGAGAAGATCGAGGCAGCGTGCCACGCACTCGCTCCCGCCGCTGAGCGGCAGCAGATCCAGGCGTAA
- the argF gene encoding ornithine carbamoyltransferase produces MARHFLDLSDFDSATLRQILDGARRLKSVRNGARDGVGPLAGKVLALIFEQPSTRTRVSFDVGMRELGGQTLMLTGAEMQLGRGETIADTARVMSRYVDGIMIRILDQEQLAELARHASIPVINGLTRRSHPCQVMADIMTFEEHRGPIAGKTIAWVGDSNNVMASWIHATARFDFRMKIATPSELAPTHKLLDWARMNGGEVIAGEDAQEAADGADCIITDTWVSMGDNEAERRHNLLKPYQVNARLMSRASPDAIFMHCLPAHRGEEVTAEIMDGPQSVVFDEAENRLHAQKGILAWCLAGPEAL; encoded by the coding sequence ATGGCACGGCATTTTCTCGACCTGTCCGATTTCGATTCCGCGACATTGCGGCAGATCCTCGATGGCGCGCGGCGGCTGAAGTCGGTGCGCAATGGCGCCCGCGATGGTGTCGGCCCGCTCGCCGGCAAGGTGCTGGCGCTGATCTTCGAGCAGCCCTCGACGCGCACGCGCGTTTCCTTCGATGTCGGCATGCGCGAACTCGGCGGCCAGACGCTGATGCTGACCGGCGCCGAGATGCAGCTGGGCCGCGGCGAGACGATTGCCGACACGGCGCGCGTCATGTCGCGCTATGTCGACGGCATCATGATCCGCATCCTCGACCAGGAACAACTCGCGGAGCTGGCCCGCCACGCGAGCATTCCCGTGATCAACGGACTGACGCGCCGTTCGCATCCCTGCCAGGTCATGGCCGACATCATGACCTTCGAGGAGCATCGCGGCCCGATCGCCGGCAAGACGATCGCCTGGGTCGGCGACAGCAACAATGTCATGGCCTCTTGGATTCATGCGACGGCGCGGTTCGACTTCCGCATGAAGATCGCGACACCATCCGAACTCGCGCCGACGCACAAGCTGCTGGACTGGGCGCGGATGAATGGCGGCGAGGTGATCGCCGGCGAAGATGCGCAGGAAGCAGCCGATGGCGCCGATTGCATCATCACGGACACCTGGGTGTCGATGGGCGACAACGAGGCCGAACGGCGTCACAATCTCCTGAAGCCTTACCAGGTCAATGCCCGGCTGATGTCCCGAGCCAGCCCGGACGCCATTTTCATGCACTGCCTCCCCGCTCACCGCGGCGAGGAGGTGACGGCCGAGATCATGGACGGGCCGCAATCCGTCGTGTTCGACGAGGCGGAAAACCGCCTTCACGCGCAGAAGGGCATTCTCGCCTGGTGCCTCGCCGGTCCGGAGGCGCTCTGA
- a CDS encoding Hsp33 family molecular chaperone yields the protein MEGSKASEPQPLGSAGDDAVLPFEVVGLDVRGRVIQMGPALSTLLDRHNYPLPVSKLLGEAIVLTVLLGSSLKFEGQFILQTQTDGPVDMLVVDFRTPGHIRAYARFDADAVAEMEAAGTLEPSMLLADGTLAMTIDQGPHTSRYQGIVPLDGSSLEEVAHLYFEQSEQIPTAVRLAVAEMMTREEGGVAHSWRAGGLMVQFLPQSEDKSRQRDLPGGDLPDDMEIESDEDDAWLEAKSLVGTIEDHELIDPDVTPELLLYRLFHERGVRVFEPTTVHDRCSCSQERIEGVMRSFTAEEITQSIEDGRITVTCEFCGLVYSFDPAEFLS from the coding sequence ATGGAAGGATCGAAGGCTAGCGAGCCGCAACCACTCGGTTCGGCCGGCGACGATGCCGTGCTGCCCTTCGAGGTTGTCGGCCTCGACGTTCGGGGCCGCGTCATCCAAATGGGCCCCGCGCTCTCGACGCTGCTCGATCGCCACAATTATCCGCTGCCGGTCTCGAAGCTGCTCGGCGAGGCGATCGTCCTCACCGTCCTGCTCGGTTCCTCGCTCAAATTCGAAGGCCAGTTCATCCTGCAGACGCAGACGGACGGGCCGGTCGACATGCTCGTCGTCGATTTCCGCACGCCCGGCCATATCCGGGCCTATGCCCGCTTCGATGCAGATGCGGTGGCCGAAATGGAGGCTGCCGGGACACTGGAGCCGTCGATGCTGCTGGCCGACGGCACGCTCGCCATGACGATCGACCAGGGGCCGCATACGAGCCGTTACCAAGGCATCGTTCCGCTCGACGGATCGAGCCTCGAAGAGGTGGCGCATCTCTATTTCGAACAGTCGGAACAGATCCCGACCGCGGTGCGCCTTGCCGTCGCCGAGATGATGACGCGCGAGGAAGGCGGCGTCGCCCATAGCTGGCGAGCTGGCGGCCTGATGGTGCAGTTCCTGCCGCAGTCGGAAGACAAGTCCCGCCAGCGGGACCTGCCGGGCGGCGACCTGCCGGACGACATGGAGATCGAGAGCGACGAGGATGATGCCTGGCTTGAGGCGAAGTCGCTTGTCGGCACGATCGAGGATCATGAGCTGATCGATCCCGACGTCACGCCCGAACTGCTGCTCTACCGCCTGTTCCACGAGCGCGGCGTGCGCGTCTTCGAGCCGACCACCGTGCACGACCGCTGCTCCTGCTCGCAGGAACGGATCGAAGGGGTGATGCGGAGCTTCACCGCCGAGGAAATCACCCAGTCGATCGAGGATGGCCGCATCACGGTCACCTGCGAGTTCTGCGGCCTCGTCTACAGCTTCGATCCGGCGGAATTCCTGTCCTGA
- the cysK gene encoding cysteine synthase A, with protein MTDPSAAKRPGRGRIYESITDTIGDTPLVRLKRIEAEEGVGAKLLAKLEFFNPIGSVKDRIGVAMIDALEAEGHITPGRTVLVEPTSGNTGIALAFVAAARGYRLILVMPETMSLERRKMLKLLGAELDLTEGAKGMKGAIARAEELVASIGDAVMPQQFRNLANPAIHRATTAEEIWNDTGGEIDAFIAGVGTGGTITGVGQVLKPRRPSLRVIAVEPTESPVLSGGAPGPHKIQGIGAGFVPAVLDTSIYDEVVQVPSSDAIVFARLTARLEGIPVGISSGAAVAAAVAVGRRPEMEGKTIVLIIPSFAERYLSTALFEGLD; from the coding sequence ATGACTGACCCAAGTGCAGCGAAGCGTCCGGGGCGTGGCCGGATCTACGAATCGATCACCGATACGATCGGCGACACACCGCTCGTCCGGCTGAAGCGGATCGAGGCGGAGGAAGGCGTCGGCGCCAAGCTCCTGGCCAAGCTCGAGTTCTTCAATCCGATCGGCTCCGTGAAAGACCGCATCGGCGTCGCGATGATCGACGCGCTGGAGGCTGAGGGCCACATCACGCCGGGCCGAACCGTGCTCGTCGAGCCGACGTCCGGCAATACAGGCATCGCGCTCGCCTTCGTGGCGGCGGCGCGCGGCTATCGCCTTATCCTGGTCATGCCGGAAACCATGTCGTTAGAACGGCGCAAGATGCTGAAGCTTCTGGGTGCGGAGCTCGATCTGACCGAGGGCGCCAAGGGAATGAAGGGGGCAATCGCCCGGGCTGAGGAACTGGTCGCCTCGATCGGCGATGCCGTCATGCCGCAGCAATTCCGCAACCTCGCTAACCCGGCCATCCACCGCGCCACCACGGCCGAGGAGATCTGGAACGATACGGGCGGGGAGATCGACGCCTTCATCGCCGGAGTCGGCACCGGCGGAACCATCACCGGCGTTGGTCAGGTGCTGAAGCCGCGCCGGCCTTCGCTGCGGGTTATTGCGGTCGAGCCTACCGAGAGCCCCGTCCTGTCCGGTGGGGCGCCGGGGCCGCACAAGATCCAGGGCATCGGCGCGGGATTTGTCCCGGCCGTGCTCGACACGTCGATCTATGACGAGGTGGTGCAGGTTCCAAGTTCCGATGCCATTGTTTTTGCGCGGCTGACCGCGCGGCTTGAGGGCATTCCCGTCGGCATTTCCTCCGGCGCCGCTGTGGCGGCCGCCGTCGCCGTCGGCCGCCGGCCGGAAATGGAGGGGAAGACGATCGTCCTGATCATCCCTTCCTTCGCAGAGCGCTATCTCTCGACGGCGCTGTTCGAAGGGCTGGACTAG
- the dut gene encoding dUTP diphosphatase, with translation MRLEPSVELKILDPRLSEWGLPSYKSLGAAAIDLHACLDQALTLEPGAPAELVPAGFSIFIRDPFVAATILPRSGIGHRQGIVLGNLTGLIDADYQGPILVSVWNRGGESVSISPGDRIAQMMFVPVIRPRFTVVDAFSDATERGAGGFGSTGRSV, from the coding sequence GTGCGACTGGAACCGTCTGTCGAGTTGAAGATCCTGGATCCGCGACTCAGCGAATGGGGGTTGCCGAGCTACAAGAGCCTGGGCGCGGCGGCGATCGACCTCCACGCCTGCCTCGACCAAGCGCTGACGCTCGAGCCGGGCGCGCCGGCCGAACTGGTGCCGGCCGGCTTCTCGATCTTCATCCGCGACCCCTTCGTGGCCGCGACGATCCTGCCCCGTTCCGGCATCGGCCATCGTCAGGGCATCGTGCTCGGCAATTTGACCGGCCTGATCGATGCCGATTATCAGGGACCCATCCTCGTCAGTGTCTGGAACCGGGGAGGGGAGAGCGTGAGCATCTCGCCCGGTGATCGCATCGCGCAGATGATGTTCGTCCCCGTGATCCGGCCGCGCTTTACAGTCGTCGACGCTTTCTCAGACGCCACGGAGCGTGGCGCCGGTGGCTTCGGCTCGACCGGGCGCTCGGTCTAG
- a CDS encoding Lnb N-terminal periplasmic domain-containing protein, producing the protein MSGGLLWIGRFLLRALLFLVVALSAVWIGFCLYFQLPLPDIAKSIAVLAWALFAVAILTLEIARPSWRVRGLYILAIIVFAAWWSTILPTNDRDWRPEVAHGVTGTVDGDIVTLSNVRDFDWRSDTDFTERWETRRYDLSKLATVDLVLGYWMGPQIAHTIISFGFTDGQHLSFSAEIRPDKTQEFSALAGFFRVFNLVLIAADERDVIYVRTNVRREDLYLYPIEMPQAGMRALFLSYVESGNALAARPKFYNTLTTNCTTVVFRLIRALDPGLPRDYRILLSGYLPDYVFEHQGYRTGLSREEFRARAAISALALAAGNTPGFSAAIRPPTGLAGALPVDKP; encoded by the coding sequence ATGAGCGGCGGACTTCTGTGGATCGGCCGTTTTCTGCTGCGCGCGCTCCTCTTTCTCGTCGTCGCTCTCTCGGCGGTCTGGATCGGCTTCTGTCTCTATTTCCAGCTGCCGCTGCCCGACATCGCCAAGTCGATCGCGGTTCTCGCCTGGGCGCTTTTCGCCGTCGCGATCCTCACCTTGGAGATCGCCAGGCCGAGCTGGCGCGTCCGCGGCCTTTATATCCTGGCGATCATCGTTTTCGCGGCCTGGTGGTCGACGATCCTGCCGACCAATGATCGCGACTGGCGTCCCGAAGTGGCGCATGGCGTCACCGGTACGGTGGATGGCGACATCGTAACACTGTCGAATGTCCGCGACTTCGACTGGCGTTCGGATACGGATTTCACCGAGCGCTGGGAGACGCGGCGTTACGACCTCTCCAAGCTCGCGACCGTGGATCTCGTGCTCGGCTATTGGATGGGCCCGCAGATCGCCCATACGATCATCAGCTTCGGCTTCACCGACGGCCAGCACCTATCGTTCTCGGCCGAGATCCGCCCCGACAAGACGCAGGAATTCTCGGCACTCGCCGGCTTCTTCCGTGTCTTCAACCTCGTGCTGATCGCGGCGGACGAGCGGGATGTCATCTATGTGCGGACCAATGTGCGCCGCGAGGATCTCTATCTCTATCCGATCGAAATGCCGCAGGCGGGAATGCGGGCGTTGTTCCTGTCCTATGTCGAAAGCGGCAACGCGCTGGCGGCGCGGCCGAAATTCTACAATACGCTGACGACCAACTGCACCACCGTGGTTTTCCGGCTGATCCGCGCCCTCGATCCCGGCCTGCCGCGCGACTATCGCATTCTGCTCTCGGGCTATCTCCCGGACTATGTTTTCGAGCATCAGGGTTATCGAACCGGCCTCTCGCGCGAAGAATTCCGCGCGCGGGCGGCGATCAGTGCGCTGGCGCTCGCGGCGGGCAACACGCCGGGTTTCTCGGCGGCGATCCGCCCGCCGACGGGGCTCGCCGGCGCATTGCCGGTTGATAAGCCGTGA
- the coaBC gene encoding bifunctional phosphopantothenoylcysteine decarboxylase/phosphopantothenate--cysteine ligase CoaBC — MTPLASRRILLVIAGGIAAYKALDLIRRLKERGALVTVIMTKGATEFVTPLAAGALSGGKVYTELFDRDDEQDVGHIRLARDADLVLVAPATADLMAKMTGGHADDLASAVLLAGKGPILLAPAMNPAMWANPATKRNVAQLAADGVHFVGPATGEMAEAGEAGTGRMSEPLAIVAAAEALFSPQSGALSGRHVVVTAGPTQEPIDPVRYIANRSSGRQGYAIAAAAAAAGARVTLISGPVNLAPPPGVTVHPVETARDMLAAVEIALPADIAIFAAAVADWRPKHEVVSKIKKDGSGKAPPLVMTENPDILATVAHRSAGRPRLVVGFAAETDELLANAKAKLDRKGCDVIVANDVSPGTGVMGGADNTVCLVTAEGVERWPELPKEEVGRRLIDWIAARLARD, encoded by the coding sequence ATGACCCCCCTTGCCTCCCGCCGCATCCTGCTCGTGATCGCCGGCGGCATCGCCGCCTATAAGGCGCTCGACCTGATCCGCCGGCTCAAGGAACGCGGCGCGCTCGTCACCGTGATCATGACGAAGGGCGCGACGGAGTTCGTGACGCCGCTGGCGGCCGGCGCCTTGTCGGGCGGCAAGGTCTATACTGAGCTCTTCGATCGCGACGATGAGCAGGATGTCGGCCATATCCGTCTCGCGCGCGACGCCGATCTCGTCCTGGTCGCCCCCGCGACCGCCGATCTGATGGCGAAGATGACGGGTGGCCATGCCGATGACCTGGCAAGCGCCGTCCTGCTCGCCGGCAAGGGACCGATCCTGCTGGCGCCGGCGATGAATCCCGCCATGTGGGCCAACCCGGCAACGAAGCGCAATGTCGCGCAGCTTGCCGCCGACGGCGTCCACTTCGTCGGACCGGCGACCGGTGAGATGGCCGAGGCCGGCGAGGCGGGAACGGGCCGCATGTCGGAGCCGCTCGCCATTGTCGCCGCGGCCGAGGCGCTTTTTTCGCCGCAGTCAGGCGCTCTTTCCGGGCGCCATGTCGTCGTCACCGCCGGGCCGACGCAGGAACCGATCGATCCGGTGCGCTACATCGCCAACCGCTCCTCCGGCAGACAGGGTTACGCCATCGCCGCAGCAGCCGCGGCCGCCGGCGCTCGCGTAACCCTCATCAGCGGCCCTGTGAACCTCGCACCGCCGCCGGGTGTCACCGTCCATCCGGTCGAAACCGCGCGCGACATGCTGGCGGCGGTCGAGATCGCGCTGCCGGCCGATATCGCCATCTTCGCCGCCGCCGTCGCCGATTGGCGGCCGAAGCACGAGGTTGTCTCGAAGATCAAGAAGGATGGCAGCGGCAAGGCACCGCCGCTTGTCATGACCGAGAATCCCGACATTCTCGCCACGGTGGCCCATCGCAGCGCCGGCCGGCCGCGCCTCGTCGTCGGCTTTGCCGCCGAGACGGACGAGTTGCTCGCCAATGCAAAGGCGAAGCTTGATAGGAAGGGCTGCGACGTCATCGTCGCCAACGACGTCTCGCCGGGAACCGGCGTCATGGGCGGCGCCGACAATACGGTCTGCCTCGTGACTGCCGAGGGCGTGGAGCGATGGCCGGAGCTTCCCAAGGAGGAGGTCGGCCGCCGCCTGATCGACTGGATCGCAGCGCGCCTCGCGCGCGACTGA